The sequence below is a genomic window from Nostoc flagelliforme CCNUN1.
CATCAGGCGCAATTTATTAATAAAATTTAGCAATGACACCATTGATCAATCCGCAGCTTTAACCAAAATCTTACAAGAACGCTTTGATGAGATGGTGACAACACAAACGTTACCAGGAACTCATACAACACCTCTAGGTCAAGACATAAAATGGCAAACTGGAACATCTTTCACTCCCTTTGATGCCTTAGGGCAATGGTTCAAACAAGAAGCATACCGCGACTTAAACCAGCTAAAAAATACCATCCTCTTGTGGGTGAACCCTCTTGCACCCCCATAATGTTTTATGACTAATTAAAAAGTCATGAATTCGACGGAAAAATAGAAATGAGTTAGTAGTATATGTATATTTGTACTACTAACTCATTAGCCCGGAAACTATTTTGATTTTCTATTTTTACAGCAATTTATTAATTAGTGTCTACTACAATTGTCTATGTTTCAAATATTAGTAATTGATGATGATTATTCAATAAAAATACTTCTCAAAAGGATGTTGGAAAAACAGGGTTATGAGGTAGTGACTGCCAGTAGCGGTGAGGAAGGTATAGAAAAGGCAGTAGCTTATCGTCCAGCACTAATTATTTGTGATTGGATCATGCCAGGGTTAACTGGTCTGGAAGTCTGCCACCACATTAAGAAAGATCCCAAGTTTTCCACCACATTCTTTATTTTATTAACATCTTTAGATTCGGTTGCCGATTGCGTCAAAGGTCTAGATGCTGGTGCTGATGATTTTATTTCTAAACCTATCGAGCATAATGAATTACAAGCACGGGTAAGAGCGGGATTACGTCTGCATCAGTTGAGTAGAGATTTGCAGGCTCAAAAGTTGCTTTTAGAATCAGAAATGTCAGAAGCCGCAGAATATGTGCGATCGCTCCTGCCTCTTCCCATGACTGAACCCTTCAATATAAATTTCCGATTCATTCCCTCGCGGCAACTCGGCGGTGACTGCTTCGACTACTATTGGCTTGATGAGGATTGTCTGGCAATTTACTTACTCGATACCGCCGGACATGGACTCAAAGCTACTCTTCCCTCTGTTTCAGTGCTAAATCTCCTGCGTTCCCGTGCGCTAAAAAGCCTAAATTATTATCAACCTAGTGATGTGTTGAAGGCTTTGAATGATACCTTTCAGATGAATTATCAAAATGACAAATATTTTACGATTTGGTATGGAGTTTACAACCGAACCAACGGCCAGTTAATTTATGCTAGTGCAGGTCATCCACCATCTGTTTTAGTAACTGGCACATCTCCAAGAAAGTCTGAAGTTCAACTCTTGAAAACCTCCGGTATGCCAGTTGGGATGTTTCCAGAAGCAAAATATGTTGATGGGTTTTACAATATTGAAAAATTCAGTACCCTTTACATTTTTAGTGATGGTGCTTATGAAATCACTAAATCAGATGGCACACTTTGGAGTTTGGATGCTTTTATTCAGCTACTAGTTAGCTTACAAAATCCGGTTGATTGCCAACTCGATCACGTACTAAGTTATTTAATCGCTCTAAACTCCAAAGATGCTTTTGATGATGATTTATCTATCTTGCAAATTAAATTTGATTAATTAAGCCTTTGACACTAAAACCTGATTAAATGCGTCTTGGCTAGGAAATATTTCAAACACTTTATCCATATTAGTCAGTTCAAATAATATCCTGACTTGCTCATTAATTGAGCATAGAACAAGCTTACTATCCGCTGCCCGCAAGGTTTTAAAAGCTAATACTAAAGCCCCCAAACCGGAACTATCCATAAATGTTACATCTTGAAAATCAATTAACACAATTTTTGTACCAACTTTTAAAGTTTCAGTAATATTTTGTCGAAAATCTTGTGAAGTTGTGGCGTTTAAATTACCGGTGAGCTTAATAATTTTCACTTGTTCTATCATAATTATGTCATGCTGATTTTTGTAAATGATGCTCCGATTTTGCTATTATATACCCATCATATAAAATTTAAAAATGCTTAGAAAAAAATAATATTTTACTACCGAATATTTATTGATAAGTAATACCAAAACAAGGGAAGATAAACTATAAATATTTTTCTTTGATTCTTTATCAAAAACTAATCTTTATTTAACTAAATATTGCCTGGTTACTAACAAATGACCAAGTAAAAGGAACCGAAATACATCTTATATTTTATTTGGAGTCCGATATTAAACTACAAGCAAAAATTATAGCTTTTCGGAGAATTGACCAAAAAATTTTTAAACCCTGAAATTTGTCCAATAAATATTATCAAAATAGTCGTCATTGCTGGGTAAAAACTTTTAATATTAATATAATGGTAATTTGCATTTTCATTTATTTATGTCCGATTACTTACATAATTACAATAATTCCTATCTAGATTAAGAATCTCTACCAAAAAAATTTGCTTTCAGCAGCGCCAGGGTCAGCCCCAACTCTTGCAGACGCTATTCACGTTCGCCTGTGTAGTAGCAAATTATATTCGCTTAATACTTTTCAAACAACCTCTAAGATACGGCATTCCTGCGTGAAGTTAGAGAAAGACGAAAATTTACTTTCTAACTCTCTCTAAGAGGACTTACTTTAGCTCGATAAAGTAGCTTCTCACCTTGAAGGTAGCCAGTGTAGCGCACCTTGACTATTTCTCCAGGTTGTGCGGTTCCCTCCATTAATTGGTGCAGTTGGGGATCATAAGGTAATTCTGCTCCCACGGGTGCGATCGCTTCCACCCCCCACGCCTGTAAAAGCTTTTCTAGGGGTTTTTGCACCAACGGTACTATTTTGACTGCTGCTAGCTGGGGATTTTCCTGCGCTTTCTGTGCTGCTGTTGGCCATTGCAATAATAAAGACTCCAGCAGTTGCAAACTCGACTGCTGGAGTTCTTGTAGTGATATTTCTCGCTGTTGTTCTAATTGAAGCTGCGATCGCTGGTACTCTTTTCTTAAATTTGCAATTTCTTCTAATAATTCCTGAGTGGGGGCTGCTTTCTCTTGTAACAACTCTACGGTTGAAAAAGTTGCGATTAATTCATTCAATGAAATTTGTAGCACTGGCGACAGCTTAAGCAGTACATCTACGCGCATCTGCTCAAGCTTTCCTTGGCGTAATCGCAAAAGCTGACGCTCTGAGACGCCAGCAGCGCGACTCAGCGCTTTAAAACTAGGAATACCCACCTGTTGCATTAAATCTTGCAACAGGCGGGTATTAGGCATTGGGCATTGGATATTGGGCATTGGACATTGGGCATTGGACATTGGGAATGAGGAGGCAGCAGGCAGGATACCGCAGCGTAAAGCCTTCTCTACGAGAGGCTTCGCCAACGGCATGGCTTCTCTACGAGACGCTACCGCGTAGCTTGCTTCTCCGTAGGAGTACGCTTAGAGCGAGTCCGCGAGCGTCGGCAGAAGTTCTTTAATTTTGAATTTTGTTAGCGTAGCATTAGCGAGTCCGCGAGCGACATTTTAAATTGATTTCTCCCCCTGCCTCCCCTGCTCCCTACTCCCTACTCCCCATGCCCCAATACTATTCTTCCAGTAAACTTCTCAACATCCAAGCTGTCTTTTCGTGTACTTGCATCCGTTGAGTTAATA
It includes:
- a CDS encoding STAS domain-containing protein, encoding MIEQVKIIKLTGNLNATTSQDFRQNITETLKVGTKIVLIDFQDVTFMDSSGLGALVLAFKTLRAADSKLVLCSINEQVRILFELTNMDKVFEIFPSQDAFNQVLVSKA
- the grpE gene encoding nucleotide exchange factor GrpE; this translates as MPNTRLLQDLMQQVGIPSFKALSRAAGVSERQLLRLRQGKLEQMRVDVLLKLSPVLQISLNELIATFSTVELLQEKAAPTQELLEEIANLRKEYQRSQLQLEQQREISLQELQQSSLQLLESLLLQWPTAAQKAQENPQLAAVKIVPLVQKPLEKLLQAWGVEAIAPVGAELPYDPQLHQLMEGTAQPGEIVKVRYTGYLQGEKLLYRAKVSPLRES
- a CDS encoding PP2C family protein-serine/threonine phosphatase, encoding MFQILVIDDDYSIKILLKRMLEKQGYEVVTASSGEEGIEKAVAYRPALIICDWIMPGLTGLEVCHHIKKDPKFSTTFFILLTSLDSVADCVKGLDAGADDFISKPIEHNELQARVRAGLRLHQLSRDLQAQKLLLESEMSEAAEYVRSLLPLPMTEPFNINFRFIPSRQLGGDCFDYYWLDEDCLAIYLLDTAGHGLKATLPSVSVLNLLRSRALKSLNYYQPSDVLKALNDTFQMNYQNDKYFTIWYGVYNRTNGQLIYASAGHPPSVLVTGTSPRKSEVQLLKTSGMPVGMFPEAKYVDGFYNIEKFSTLYIFSDGAYEITKSDGTLWSLDAFIQLLVSLQNPVDCQLDHVLSYLIALNSKDAFDDDLSILQIKFD